A window of Streptomyces marispadix contains these coding sequences:
- a CDS encoding ArsI/CadI family heavy metal resistance metalloenzyme, producing the protein MARVQLALRVPDLEASIAFYSRLFDAEPAKIREGYANFAVAEPPLKLVLIEGEPGEETRMDHLGVEVGSSEAVNAAATRLGEAGLATEEENDTTCCYALQDKVWVHGPGKEPWEVYVVKADAGSLSKQEGGQHLLCRERRIGRGGPTRGGRRLRLLLRRHLRLLR; encoded by the coding sequence ATGGCACGCGTACAACTCGCGCTCCGCGTCCCCGATTTGGAGGCGTCCATCGCCTTCTACAGCAGGCTCTTCGACGCCGAACCGGCGAAGATCCGCGAAGGCTACGCCAACTTCGCCGTCGCCGAGCCCCCGCTCAAACTCGTACTCATCGAAGGCGAGCCCGGCGAGGAGACCCGCATGGACCACCTGGGAGTCGAGGTCGGCTCCTCCGAGGCCGTGAACGCCGCGGCCACCCGCCTCGGCGAGGCCGGTCTGGCCACCGAGGAGGAGAACGACACCACCTGCTGCTACGCCCTCCAGGACAAGGTCTGGGTCCACGGACCCGGCAAGGAGCCCTGGGAGGTCTACGTCGTGAAGGCCGACGCCGGCTCGCTGAGCAAGCAGGAGGGGGGGCAGCACCTGCTGTGCCGAGAGCGGCGAATCGGGCGAGGAGGGCCGACGCGAGGAGGCCGTCGCCTCCGGCTGCTGCTGAGGCGGCACCTCCGCCTGCTGAGGTAG
- a CDS encoding class I SAM-dependent methyltransferase — MAGDWRWDDTLFAGTAAYYARGRLPYAPGLADALAELLRLDGRGRLLDVGCGPGTLALALARLFREVVGVDPDRGMIAEAAREAAGRGVAGKALWVRARAEELPAGLGEFTVATFGQSFHWMDRGLVAATVRKMLRPGGALLHISDLKTEDRTAVGLPHPAPPHAKIAELVGDYLGPVRRAGRALLPQGTPDGEAEVFARAGFSGPQRLVVPGGQPLERSEDDVVAGVFSMSYSAPHLFGTRREAFEADLRRLLRAASPSGLYSELQPGTEVFVWRSGTEGCSEEPPGRLPPTGSDSRTADP, encoded by the coding sequence ATGGCAGGCGACTGGAGATGGGACGACACCTTGTTCGCGGGGACCGCCGCCTACTACGCGCGAGGCCGCCTTCCCTACGCCCCCGGGCTGGCTGACGCGCTCGCCGAGCTGCTGAGGCTCGACGGGCGGGGACGCCTGCTCGACGTGGGATGCGGGCCGGGGACGCTCGCCCTGGCGCTGGCCCGTCTCTTCCGCGAGGTCGTCGGCGTGGACCCGGACCGGGGGATGATCGCCGAAGCCGCTCGCGAGGCCGCCGGGAGAGGAGTGGCAGGGAAGGCGCTATGGGTGAGGGCACGGGCCGAGGAACTGCCCGCCGGGCTCGGGGAGTTCACCGTCGCGACCTTCGGCCAGTCCTTCCACTGGATGGACCGCGGCCTCGTGGCGGCCACCGTGAGGAAGATGCTTCGGCCCGGCGGGGCCCTGCTGCACATCTCGGATCTGAAGACGGAGGACCGGACCGCGGTCGGTCTGCCGCATCCGGCGCCGCCCCACGCGAAGATCGCCGAGCTGGTCGGGGACTATCTGGGGCCGGTACGGCGAGCGGGCCGCGCGCTGCTCCCCCAGGGAACACCCGACGGGGAAGCGGAGGTGTTCGCACGTGCGGGATTCAGCGGCCCCCAACGCCTCGTCGTGCCCGGCGGGCAGCCGCTCGAACGCAGCGAGGACGACGTCGTCGCGGGAGTGTTCTCCATGTCGTACTCGGCGCCCCATCTGTTCGGAACACGTCGCGAGGCGTTCGAGGCGGACCTGCGGCGGCTGCTGCGAGCGGCCTCGCCTTCGGGCCTGTACTCCGAACTCCAGCCCGGCACCGAGGTCTTCGTCTGGCGGAGCGGCACCGAGGGGTGTTCCGAGGAGCCTCCCGGGAGGCTTCCGCCGACGGGCTCCGACAGCCGGACGGCAGACCCGTAG
- a CDS encoding ABC transporter permease: MSTLAYAVHDSATMLRRNLKHAIRYPAVGFGSAMTPILMLLLFVYAFGDSIGAGMGGGRDAYVNYLAPGIIIMGVAAGSMSTSIAVCSDMTEGIINRFRTMDITRSSFMTGHVVGSVIQTMACAVLVVGVALAVGFRSGASALEWLAAAGLLTAVAFAVTWLSTALGLMSKTVESASNKPLLVQFLPFLGSAFVPAESMSPGLRWFAENQPFTPMTETLRGLLSGSQIGNDGWISLAWCAGITLVGYVWSRSLFNSTTRR, from the coding sequence ATGAGCACTCTCGCCTACGCCGTGCACGACTCGGCGACGATGCTGCGGCGCAATCTGAAGCATGCGATCCGCTACCCGGCCGTGGGGTTCGGCAGCGCCATGACGCCGATCCTGATGCTGCTGCTGTTCGTATACGCCTTCGGCGACTCGATCGGCGCCGGGATGGGCGGCGGCAGGGACGCGTATGTGAACTATCTGGCGCCCGGCATCATCATCATGGGCGTGGCCGCCGGTTCGATGTCGACGTCGATCGCGGTCTGCTCCGACATGACCGAGGGCATCATCAATCGCTTCCGCACCATGGACATCACGCGTTCGTCGTTCATGACGGGGCATGTCGTCGGCAGCGTCATCCAGACGATGGCGTGCGCCGTACTGGTGGTGGGCGTCGCGCTCGCCGTCGGGTTCCGGTCAGGGGCGAGCGCTCTGGAGTGGCTGGCCGCGGCCGGTCTGCTCACGGCCGTCGCCTTCGCGGTGACGTGGCTGTCGACGGCGCTCGGTCTGATGTCCAAGACCGTCGAGTCGGCGAGCAACAAGCCGCTGCTGGTGCAGTTCCTGCCGTTCCTCGGCTCGGCGTTCGTACCGGCCGAGTCGATGTCGCCGGGCCTGCGCTGGTTCGCCGAGAACCAGCCGTTCACACCGATGACCGAGACGCTGCGCGGCCTGCTCTCCGGCTCGCAGATCGGGAACGACGGCTGGATCTCGCTCGCATGGTGCGCCGGTATCACCCTCGTCGGCTACGTCTGGTCGCGCTCGCTCTTCAACAGCACCACCAGGCGCTGA
- a CDS encoding ATP-binding cassette domain-containing protein: MPKSGRTGGPQPPAAVSTADLRKSYGDNTVLDGIDLRIPAGSVFALLGPNGAGKTTTVQILSTLIAADGGQAQVAGHDVATSPDGVRAAIGVTGQFAALDDLLTAEENLLLMADLLRLGKREGRARARELLERFEIADAAHKRAATFSGGMRRRLDLAMTLVGDPQVIFLDEPTTGLDPRSRRTMWDTVRSLVAGGTTVFLTTQYLEEADQLADRIAVLDGGRIVADGTADELKAQIPGSHVRLRFTEPAEYERAADAFPGAARDDEDLALRVAGDGGLDALRALLDRLDAAGIQAADFSVHTPDLDDVFLALTGDGTRTDRANGPAANGGSPHLAATPHHIKETLR, encoded by the coding sequence ATGCCCAAGTCCGGGCGGACCGGCGGCCCGCAGCCGCCCGCCGCCGTCTCGACCGCCGATCTCCGTAAGTCGTACGGCGACAACACCGTCCTCGACGGCATCGATCTGCGCATCCCGGCCGGTTCGGTCTTCGCGCTGCTCGGGCCGAACGGCGCCGGCAAGACCACCACCGTGCAGATCCTCTCCACGCTCATCGCCGCCGACGGCGGACAGGCCCAGGTCGCGGGCCACGATGTCGCCACGTCACCGGACGGGGTGCGTGCCGCGATCGGCGTCACCGGGCAGTTCGCCGCGCTCGACGATCTGCTCACCGCCGAGGAGAACCTGCTCCTCATGGCCGACCTGCTGCGCCTCGGCAAGCGTGAAGGGCGGGCCCGCGCAAGGGAGTTGCTGGAGCGCTTCGAGATCGCGGACGCCGCGCACAAGCGGGCCGCGACCTTCTCCGGCGGCATGCGGCGACGGCTCGACCTCGCCATGACGCTTGTCGGCGACCCGCAGGTGATCTTCCTGGACGAGCCGACGACCGGGCTCGACCCACGTAGCCGCCGCACCATGTGGGACACGGTGCGTTCGCTGGTCGCGGGCGGCACCACCGTCTTCCTCACCACTCAATATCTGGAGGAGGCCGATCAGTTGGCCGACCGGATCGCCGTGCTCGACGGCGGACGGATCGTCGCCGACGGCACCGCCGACGAGCTGAAGGCGCAGATCCCCGGCAGCCATGTGCGGCTGCGCTTCACCGAGCCCGCAGAGTACGAGCGCGCGGCCGACGCCTTCCCCGGCGCGGCCCGTGACGACGAGGACCTCGCCCTGCGCGTGGCGGGCGACGGGGGCCTCGACGCGCTGCGTGCCCTGCTCGACAGGCTCGACGCCGCGGGCATCCAAGCCGCCGACTTCTCCGTGCACACTCCCGACCTCGACGACGTGTTCCTCGCCCTGACCGGCGACGGCACGCGTACCGACCGCGCCAACGGCCCCGCCGCCAACGGCGGTTCGCCCCACCTCGCCGCAACTCCGCATCACATCAAGGAGACCCTTCGATGA
- a CDS encoding DUF4097 family beta strand repeat-containing protein codes for MPSFDTPEPISVTAHVGAGSVRFTASDRPDTVVEVRPGNPKRDKDVRAAEQTEVTYVSGVLTVRTKERRLIGPTGSVDVAVELPTGSRVDMTGSWTQVLGEGRLGEVQLKTSGGDVRLDATGPLRLTASHCSITVDRVEGNAEISSGSGSLRVGTVEGSAVLKNSHGTTAVGAVVGDLRVSGAHGDIDIARAESSVAATTAHGSLRVADVARGTVQLETSYGAIEVGIREDTAAWLDVSSTHGQVRNRLAASEAPEKTEDTLKVRARTNWGTIDVLRARA; via the coding sequence ATGCCTTCTTTCGACACCCCCGAACCGATCTCGGTCACCGCCCACGTGGGCGCCGGCTCCGTCCGGTTCACCGCGAGCGACCGCCCCGACACCGTCGTCGAAGTACGGCCCGGCAATCCGAAGCGGGACAAGGACGTGCGGGCCGCCGAGCAGACCGAGGTCACCTACGTGAGCGGCGTCCTGACCGTCAGGACGAAGGAGCGCCGCCTCATCGGACCCACCGGCTCCGTCGACGTGGCGGTCGAACTGCCCACGGGCTCGCGCGTCGACATGACCGGCTCCTGGACCCAGGTTCTCGGCGAAGGCCGACTCGGCGAGGTCCAATTGAAGACCTCGGGCGGTGACGTCCGTCTCGACGCGACCGGTCCGCTCCGGCTGACCGCCTCGCACTGTTCGATCACCGTCGACCGGGTCGAGGGGAACGCGGAGATCTCCTCCGGCTCCGGCAGTCTGCGCGTCGGCACCGTCGAAGGCAGCGCCGTCCTGAAGAACTCGCACGGGACCACGGCCGTCGGCGCGGTCGTCGGCGACCTGCGGGTGAGCGGCGCTCACGGCGACATCGACATCGCCCGCGCCGAGAGCTCGGTCGCCGCCACCACCGCCCACGGCAGCCTGCGCGTCGCCGATGTCGCCCGCGGCACCGTTCAGTTGGAGACCAGTTACGGCGCCATCGAGGTCGGCATCCGCGAGGACACCGCCGCCTGGCTCGACGTCAGCTCCACCCACGGGCAGGTACGTAACAGGCTCGCCGCGTCCGAGGCCCCGGAGAAGACCGAGGACACCCTCAAGGTCCGCGCACGGACCAACTGGGGAACCATCGACGTCCTCCGCGCTCGGGCCTGA
- a CDS encoding class I SAM-dependent methyltransferase, whose translation MQSGHASRSAMGSALLRAEHARYDPAPVLDDTLSGRLVPAAERPRLEKTIAGWPPQVRRSLRLRHALRARVAEDEAVAGLSVGRSDYVLLGSGLDTFAWRHPRAGLFRIWEVDHPDTQAWKRSALAQAAVAEAANVRFVPVDLVATGLGESGLPGHATWNWLGVTMYLPRAATRTTLRAIASRQEGTTLVADFVCASGELDEVGRAVRSSTDAAVAADGEPVLADYTTSEVRTLLLEAGFRAVTLLDAEALRSRYPPTRPDLCLSSSTVIAVATV comes from the coding sequence ATGCAGTCTGGACACGCAAGCCGCTCGGCGATGGGCAGTGCCCTGCTCAGGGCAGAACACGCCCGCTACGACCCCGCGCCCGTCCTGGACGACACCCTGTCGGGACGACTCGTCCCCGCCGCGGAACGACCACGCCTGGAGAAGACGATCGCCGGATGGCCTCCTCAGGTGCGCCGGTCTCTGCGGCTGCGTCATGCCCTTCGGGCCCGTGTGGCAGAGGACGAGGCAGTGGCGGGACTGTCCGTGGGCAGATCCGACTACGTGCTGCTCGGGTCCGGTTTGGACACATTCGCCTGGCGGCACCCGCGTGCCGGTCTCTTCCGCATCTGGGAGGTCGATCATCCGGACACCCAGGCGTGGAAGCGGTCGGCGCTCGCTCAAGCCGCGGTGGCGGAAGCGGCGAACGTCCGTTTCGTGCCCGTCGACCTGGTCGCCACGGGACTCGGGGAGTCCGGTCTGCCGGGGCACGCGACATGGAACTGGCTGGGGGTGACGATGTACCTGCCGCGAGCAGCGACCCGGACCACCCTGCGCGCCATCGCGTCCCGGCAGGAAGGGACGACGCTGGTCGCCGACTTCGTCTGTGCGAGCGGGGAGCTTGACGAGGTCGGACGGGCCGTCAGGTCCTCAACCGACGCAGCAGTCGCTGCCGACGGCGAACCCGTCCTCGCCGACTACACCACTTCCGAAGTGCGAACTCTCCTGCTTGAAGCGGGCTTTCGCGCCGTGACCCTGCTGGACGCGGAGGCCCTCCGCTCGCGCTATCCGCCCACGCGGCCTGACCTCTGCCTTTCGAGTTCCACTGTGATCGCCGTGGCAACTGTGTGA
- a CDS encoding helix-turn-helix domain-containing protein: MASLNVGNVGEFLREQRRNAKLSLRQLSDAAGVSNPYLSQIERGLRKPSAEILQQLARALRISAETLYVQAGILDERERDDLLQVPAAILADSSINEGQKQALLQIYESFRKENASAQQEESGRSGDRGRRRKHGKQTADAHGKDAEGAGAGAGTGAKALAAKGSSAKSAAAKDGSAKDAEGDGAPETAEHADDTRDTRDTKDI, translated from the coding sequence ATGGCTTCCCTGAACGTCGGAAATGTGGGCGAGTTCCTGCGCGAGCAGCGGCGCAACGCCAAGCTGTCGCTGCGCCAACTCTCCGACGCCGCCGGGGTGTCCAACCCGTATCTCAGCCAGATCGAGCGCGGCCTGCGCAAGCCGAGCGCCGAGATCCTCCAGCAGCTCGCCAGGGCGCTGCGGATCTCGGCCGAGACGCTGTACGTACAGGCCGGGATTCTCGACGAGCGTGAGCGGGACGACCTGTTGCAGGTTCCGGCCGCGATCCTCGCCGACTCGTCGATCAACGAGGGCCAGAAGCAGGCACTTCTCCAGATCTACGAGTCCTTCCGCAAGGAGAACGCCTCCGCGCAGCAGGAAGAGTCCGGCCGCAGCGGCGACCGGGGCAGGCGCCGCAAGCACGGCAAGCAGACCGCCGACGCGCACGGCAAGGACGCCGAAGGCGCGGGCGCGGGTGCGGGCACAGGCGCGAAGGCCCTTGCCGCGAAAGGCAGTTCCGCGAAGAGCGCGGCCGCGAAGGACGGTTCCGCGAAGGACGCGGAGGGCGACGGGGCCCCGGAGACCGCCGAGCACGCCGACGACACCAGGGACACCAGGGACACCAAGGACATCTAG
- a CDS encoding DUF2516 family protein — translation MMQGFQGLLWVISLVLLAMAVFAFIDGAMRRTDAYPAAGKQTKPFWLIILGLTIAVNVYPIVFLQIAGLIATIVYIVDVRPALKQVTGGGPRWGGSSSSDGPYGPFNGR, via the coding sequence ATGATGCAGGGATTCCAAGGGCTGCTGTGGGTGATCTCCCTGGTGCTGCTGGCGATGGCGGTGTTCGCGTTCATCGACGGCGCGATGCGCCGGACCGACGCCTATCCCGCCGCCGGGAAGCAGACCAAGCCGTTCTGGCTGATCATTCTCGGCCTGACGATCGCCGTGAACGTCTACCCGATCGTCTTCCTCCAGATCGCGGGCCTGATCGCCACGATCGTCTACATCGTCGACGTCCGTCCCGCGCTGAAGCAGGTCACGGGCGGCGGTCCGCGCTGGGGCGGCAGCAGCAGCAGCGACGGGCCTTACGGTCCCTTCAACGGCCGCTAG
- a CDS encoding PP2C family protein-serine/threonine phosphatase, which yields MPVGVPREDAVSARTHASVPPQSSGSHERTGTAVKDALTLLVIEDNLAGGRSVPGLLDAAGGYLPGDAHRGASAERIKVRTARNLTEAERLLTDDVQCILLDLALTGAGGRRSMGGRKDPGVRQDAGGAGARSAGGGAVEVVGSAGRSGSAGSGSGSVPSGPGSGPGSEAGPASASGSVAAADGSSSEDGDTGVTGELEILRHVLRLAPLHAVIVLTDGADAERAAEAVRVGAQDYLFRDELDGRLLNRAIRYAVERKRADLAQRQLTESRLRAQENARLERGLLPTPLLSGSELHFAARYRPGRSRALLGGDFYDTVRTADGTVHAMIGDVCGHGPDEAALGVELRIAWRALTFAGLCGDELLGTLQKVLDNERASDEIFATLCTVDIAPDGRRAGVCLAGHPSPLVAGASGSVPRLLPYDYSGPALGVVPNARWPRRQVELGRAWSLLMYTDGLIEGHIGEGRQRLGQDGMIDIVTDRMAQGIDGEHLLDATMEDVRRLNGGELTDDVAVLLLNRQ from the coding sequence ATGCCCGTAGGCGTGCCACGCGAGGACGCTGTGTCCGCGCGGACCCACGCGTCGGTGCCCCCGCAGAGCAGTGGATCGCACGAGCGGACCGGGACGGCCGTGAAGGACGCCCTGACGCTGCTCGTCATCGAGGACAACCTCGCGGGCGGCCGCAGCGTGCCCGGACTTCTCGACGCCGCCGGCGGCTACCTCCCCGGCGACGCGCATAGAGGAGCGTCGGCCGAGCGCATCAAGGTGCGTACGGCCCGCAACCTCACCGAGGCAGAACGGCTGCTCACCGACGACGTGCAGTGCATCCTGCTCGACCTGGCGCTGACCGGGGCGGGCGGAAGAAGGAGCATGGGCGGAAGGAAGGACCCCGGGGTACGGCAGGACGCGGGCGGTGCGGGCGCGAGATCCGCGGGCGGCGGTGCTGTCGAGGTCGTCGGCTCTGCCGGCCGGTCCGGGTCCGCCGGCTCCGGATCGGGGTCCGTTCCGTCGGGGCCGGGGTCCGGGCCCGGTTCAGAGGCCGGGCCCGCCTCCGCTTCCGGGAGCGTGGCCGCCGCCGACGGCTCCTCGTCCGAGGACGGCGACACCGGCGTCACCGGCGAACTGGAGATCCTGCGCCACGTGCTGCGCCTGGCACCGCTGCACGCGGTCATCGTGCTCACGGACGGCGCCGACGCGGAACGCGCCGCCGAGGCGGTCCGGGTCGGCGCCCAGGACTATCTCTTCCGCGACGAACTGGACGGACGGCTGCTCAACCGCGCCATCCGCTACGCCGTGGAGCGCAAGCGCGCCGACCTCGCCCAGCGGCAGCTCACCGAATCCCGGCTCCGCGCACAGGAGAACGCACGTCTGGAGCGCGGGCTGCTGCCCACGCCGCTGCTGTCCGGCAGCGAACTCCACTTCGCGGCGCGCTACCGGCCGGGCCGCTCCCGCGCCCTTCTCGGCGGCGACTTCTACGACACCGTGCGCACCGCCGACGGCACCGTGCACGCGATGATCGGGGACGTCTGCGGCCACGGCCCGGACGAGGCGGCGCTGGGCGTCGAACTGCGCATCGCCTGGCGTGCGCTGACGTTCGCGGGCCTGTGCGGGGACGAACTCCTCGGCACGCTCCAGAAGGTGCTGGACAACGAGCGCGCCAGCGATGAGATCTTCGCCACACTGTGCACGGTCGACATCGCCCCCGACGGGCGCCGTGCCGGGGTCTGCCTCGCGGGACACCCCTCACCGCTGGTCGCGGGGGCGAGCGGCTCGGTGCCGCGGCTGCTCCCCTACGACTACAGCGGACCGGCGCTCGGCGTCGTGCCGAACGCCCGCTGGCCGCGGCGCCAGGTCGAACTGGGCCGCGCCTGGAGCCTGTTGATGTACACCGACGGGCTCATCGAGGGGCACATCGGTGAAGGGCGGCAGCGCCTGGGCCAGGACGGAATGATCGACATCGTCACGGACCGCATGGCACAGGGCATCGACGGCGAACATCTGCTGGACGCGACGATGGAGGACGTCAGGCGCCTGAACGGCGGCGAACTCACCGACGACGTGGCGGTCTTGCTGCTCAACCGGCAGTGA
- a CDS encoding C40 family peptidase — MGGTGKRRMLVAACTLGLLAGPVAGSAYASPAGPAEPGGGQRSLEEVAKRIDRLHEAAESATDAYNGAQERAEKQQKAVDRLTEKIDGLRKTRGKYTKTAGALARAQYRAGGMPDEAHLILRDSPEAFMRDAVIMRKGQQAAKGVITTLAETESRLDDYAAEASEKLRKLKENKKRKAAAKKKIEKDLEKAEDLESQLATEELERLLELEDKAAQARQSKWLESGVLDEISGKASKSGKKAIAYATNQIGKDYEWGAEGPRTFDCSGLTLRAWQSAGHEIPRTSQEQWKQLRHVPIRKMRPGDLIIYKRDASHVGMYVGDGEMIHAPRTGRQITVAGAGSLLIKGVVRPDG, encoded by the coding sequence GTGGGCGGTACGGGGAAGCGCCGGATGCTGGTGGCGGCCTGCACGCTGGGACTGCTGGCGGGACCCGTGGCGGGCAGTGCGTACGCAAGCCCGGCGGGTCCGGCGGAGCCGGGCGGCGGGCAGCGGAGCCTGGAGGAGGTCGCCAAGCGGATAGACCGCCTCCATGAGGCCGCGGAGTCGGCGACGGACGCGTACAACGGGGCGCAGGAGCGCGCCGAGAAGCAGCAGAAGGCCGTCGACAGGCTGACGGAGAAGATCGACGGGCTGCGCAAGACGCGGGGGAAGTACACGAAGACCGCCGGTGCGCTGGCTCGCGCCCAGTACCGCGCCGGTGGGATGCCGGACGAGGCCCATCTGATTCTGCGCGACAGCCCCGAGGCGTTCATGCGCGACGCGGTGATCATGCGTAAGGGCCAGCAGGCGGCCAAGGGCGTCATCACCACGCTCGCCGAGACCGAGTCCCGCCTGGACGACTACGCCGCTGAGGCATCCGAGAAGCTGCGCAAGCTGAAAGAGAACAAGAAGCGCAAGGCCGCGGCGAAGAAGAAGATCGAAAAGGACCTCGAGAAGGCCGAAGACCTCGAATCCCAGCTCGCGACCGAGGAGTTGGAGCGGCTGCTGGAGCTGGAGGACAAGGCGGCGCAGGCACGGCAGTCGAAGTGGCTCGAATCCGGTGTGCTGGACGAGATCTCCGGCAAGGCGTCGAAGTCCGGGAAGAAGGCGATCGCCTACGCCACGAACCAGATCGGCAAGGACTACGAGTGGGGCGCCGAGGGGCCCCGTACGTTCGACTGCTCCGGGCTGACCCTGCGCGCCTGGCAGTCCGCCGGTCATGAGATCCCGCGCACGTCGCAGGAGCAGTGGAAGCAGCTCAGGCATGTGCCCATCAGGAAGATGCGCCCCGGCGACCTGATCATTTACAAGAGGGACGCGAGCCACGTGGGGATGTACGTGGGTGACGGCGAGATGATCCACGCCCCGCGTACGGGCCGGCAGATCACGGTCGCGGGAGCGGGCTCGCTGCTGATCAAGGGCGTTGTGCGGCCCGACGGATGA
- the pstS gene encoding phosphate ABC transporter substrate-binding protein PstS, with protein MIQRTNRLRALALGAIAVSGALVLTACGSDTNTSKDAQKAAANIKCDGKGKLLASGSTAQKNAVDAWVKNYQTACKETQINYKDIGSGGGIQEWLQGTTAFAGSDSALKPDELAKSKKVCKGGQGINLPMLGGPIAISYNLPGVDGLVLDAPTLAKIFDSKIKKWNDPEIKKLNPDAKLPSTDIQPFHRSDESGTTQNLGKYLGTAAKGDWKYPDEKSWPAKGGQSASGSAGIAQQVKQTEGAIGYFELSYATANNLDSVKIDTDAGKAVEPTAENASKAIGDAEVTGKGKDLALDLNYKTKVEGAYPIILVTYEIACDKGNKAKTLDATKSFLTYTAGKDGQGELAKLGYAPLPDEIAQKVRKTIPELS; from the coding sequence GTGATTCAGCGCACGAACCGGCTTCGCGCCCTCGCCCTCGGCGCCATCGCGGTCTCCGGCGCCCTGGTACTCACCGCCTGCGGCTCGGACACCAACACCAGCAAGGACGCCCAGAAGGCGGCCGCGAACATCAAGTGCGACGGCAAGGGCAAGCTGCTCGCCTCCGGCTCCACGGCACAGAAGAACGCCGTCGACGCGTGGGTGAAGAACTACCAGACGGCCTGCAAGGAAACCCAGATCAACTACAAGGACATCGGCTCCGGCGGCGGCATCCAGGAGTGGCTCCAGGGCACCACCGCCTTCGCAGGGTCCGACTCCGCGCTGAAGCCGGACGAGCTCGCCAAGTCCAAGAAGGTCTGCAAGGGCGGCCAGGGCATCAACCTGCCGATGCTCGGCGGCCCCATCGCGATCTCCTACAACCTCCCGGGCGTCGACGGTCTCGTACTGGACGCGCCCACGCTGGCCAAGATCTTCGACTCGAAGATCAAGAAGTGGAACGACCCGGAGATCAAGAAGCTCAACCCGGACGCGAAGCTGCCCAGCACGGACATCCAGCCGTTCCACCGCTCCGACGAGTCGGGCACCACGCAGAACCTCGGCAAGTACCTCGGCACGGCGGCCAAGGGCGACTGGAAGTACCCGGACGAGAAGTCCTGGCCCGCCAAGGGCGGCCAGTCCGCGTCCGGTTCGGCAGGCATCGCACAGCAGGTGAAGCAGACCGAAGGCGCCATCGGCTACTTCGAGCTGTCCTACGCCACCGCCAACAACCTCGACAGCGTCAAGATCGACACCGATGCGGGCAAGGCCGTCGAGCCAACGGCGGAGAACGCCTCCAAGGCCATCGGCGACGCCGAAGTCACCGGCAAGGGCAAGGACTTGGCCCTCGACCTCAACTACAAGACGAAGGTCGAGGGGGCCTACCCCATCATCCTCGTCACGTACGAGATCGCCTGCGACAAGGGCAACAAGGCCAAGACGCTCGACGCCACCAAGTCCTTCCTGACGTACACGGCGGGCAAGGACGGCCAGGGCGAACTGGCGAAGCTCGGCTACGCGCCGCTGCCCGACGAGATCGCTCAGAAGGTCCGCAAGACCATTCCCGAGCTGTCCTGA